From the Cryptomeria japonica chromosome 2, Sugi_1.0, whole genome shotgun sequence genome, one window contains:
- the LOC131060620 gene encoding secreted RxLR effector protein 161-like, which yields MTDLGFLHYCLGVEVWQTGGSIFISQSKHACSLLDKFQMQDCKLVSTTMEQGLKLATKYNSLVVSESTFRQLVGSAIYLIATRPDLSFAMSYISCFMTAPKADHWVATKCVLRYVKGTFDFGILYSTSHDPRLIGFTDSDWVGFTNDKKSTSGYVFNLGSGAVT from the coding sequence ATGACAGACTTGGGATTTCTGCACTATTgcttaggtgttgaggtttggcagactgGAGGTAGTATCTTCATATCTCAGTCAAAGCATGCTTGCAGTCTGTTGGACAAGTTTCAAATGCAAGACTGCAAACTTGTATCCACAACTATGGAGCAAGGGCTGAAGCTAGCAACCAAATATAATTCACTTGTGGTGAGCGAATCAACATTCAGGCAACTGGTGGGTAGTGCCATCTACCTTATTGCTACTAGGCCTGATCTCAGTTTTGCAATGAGCTACATTTCATGCTTCATGACagcccccaaggctgatcattgggtagcaaCGAAgtgtgtgctgcgttatgtgaaggGCACTTTTGATTTTGGTATTCTGTATAGTACAAGTCATGATCCTAGACTTATTggttttacagactcagattgggtaggtttCACTAATGACAAAAAGTCAACATCTGGGTATGTTTTCAATTTGGGTTCTGGTGCAGTCACATAG